ACAGCGGCGTCGACGAGGCAGTCGAGGTAGTGGGCCTGCCACCAGTAGTGCCAGTGATGGAAGAGGACTTCTTTGGTGGTGGGCGGCCAGCTCACGACCGCGAGATTGGTACGGGGCAGCCCCCACAGCCGCCGGGCGTGGCGCTCATTGATGGCGGATTCGGCCAGATCCGCGCGGTGGGCCCAGGTTTCCTGCACGTTAGTTTCGTCGCTCCCCAAGGTCAAGGCGTTACATCAGTTGTGTTACACCATGATAACGATTTACTTTCACAGCGTCACCACGCGTGTGACAGATCTCCATGCTGCCGGATCCACGTGTGCATGGCGATCCCGGCCGCCACACCCGCGTTGATCGACCGGGTCGAACCGAACTGCGCGATCGAGCACGTCATGAGCGCCCCCTCGGCGGCCTCCGGGGTGATGCCCGGCCCCTCCTGGCCGAAGAGCAGCAGACATTCCCGCGGCAGCCGGGCAGTCTCCAGGGGGATGGATCCCGGGGTGTTGTCGATGGCCACCACCGTCAGATCGTTCCGGATCGCCCACACCAGCAGCGAATGCACGTCCGGGTGGTGCATGAGATGTTGATAACGGTCGGTGACCATCGCACCCCGCCGGTTCCACCGCCGCCGTCCGACGATGTGCACCGTGTCCACCGCGAAGGCGTTCGCGGTCCGCACCACGGTGCCGATGTTCGCGTCGTTCTCGAAGTTCTCGATAGCCACGTGCAGCGGGTGCCGGCGCTTGTCGATGTCCGCCACGATCGCCTCGCGCGTCCAGTAACGGTAGGCGTCGACCACGTTGCGACGGTCACCGTTCTCCAGCAGCTCGGGATCATAACGTTCCTCGGTGGGCCAGGTCCCCTCCCAGGGGCCGACGCCGTGCGTGCCCTCGCCCCACTCGGTCGGGCCCTTAAGCGAGTCCAAGGTCGCCCAGGCCCAACAGGAAGCGGTACTCCAGCCCCTCCGCACGGATGACCTCATCCGCTCCGGTTGCCCGGTCGACGACGGTGGCCACGCCGACGACCTCTGCCCCCAACTCACGCAGGGCGGCGACGGCGGTCAACGGTGAGTTGCCGGTCGTGGTGGTGTCCTCGACAACGAGCACCTTCCTGCCCACGACATCCGGCCCCTCCACGCGGCGCTGCATGCCGTGCTTCTTGGCCTCCTTGCGCACCACGAAAGCGTTGATCGGGCGACCCTCCGCATGCATGACGGCGGTGGCCACCGGATCCGCCCCCAGGGTCAGACCGCCGACGGAGACGAAATCCCAGTCTGCGGTGAGTTCCCGCAGGAGCTGACCGATGAGTTTGGAGGCCTGATTGTGCAACGTCGCACGACGCAGGTCGACGTAGTAGTCGGCTTCCCTGCCGGACGACAGTGTCACCTTGCCGTGGACGACGGCGAGTTCCTTGACCAGCTCAGCCAACTCAGCGAGCTTCTCCTGGTTGACGGTGGGTTTCGTCATGGCGCGGGGTCCTTCTGATGCCGGGGATGTCTGACCAGTCCCAGCATAGATTCAGTGGTTGCGCAGCGGGTCGATCAGCTCCGCCTTGCGCATCGAGGACCGCGCCCCGACGCTCGGGGAAGTTGTCAGGCCTCCGGCTCGTCGCCGAAGATCGAGGGGCCGCGACGCAGGTCCCGCGGCATCTGCACTCCCCGGGGATGATCGTCGCGTGACCCGTCCGCGATCGGGAGCACCTCATCGGCACCCACCCCGCGGGGCTCCACCACACCACGCGCCACCGACTGCCTGCGGCTGGGCATGTCCAGGGGCTCCTCCGGCCGCTGGACCAGGGGCCGCTCCCCCGGCTCCACACCTTCACGAACCAGCTCCACGACCCCGAAACCGGGCTTCGGCGGTTCCGGCATCTGCCGGGTGGGATCCAGGTCCTCCAGCTGGAGCACCTGGGCGGCGGTCGCCCTCGGCGGGAGGGCACGGGCGGCGTCGGCGAGCATCGCCAGCGGAGCGAGCATCTCCTCCCAGTCACCCGCATGCGAACCGCGGGCAGTCTGGGCGAGGACCCAGTCCGACTCCATCCACACGGCGGTGACAATCTCCGGCAGGACCTGGAATGCAATGGTCACCCGATCATCCACCAGCCGCTGCGCGACGCCCGTGTCCGTGGCCAGAACGCGGAATTCGCCGAGCGTGAACGCCTCGATGAGGTCGGAGGAGGACTCCTGCTCGGGTGCCGACACCCGGCGCGCGTCAATCACCACATCCGATGCCGCACCCCGACGCACCGCCATCACGTTCACCCCGCCCAGGTCCATGAGCACCATTTCATGCCCGTATGCCTGGCCGCTGACGATGTCTTTCGCGGCAGCACCGCTGGCTGCCGCGCCTCGCGACCATTCGTCGTTGAGCCAGTCATCGGAACGGGAGAACTCGAAGCCCTTCTCCTCCGCCCAGGCGCGACGCTCCCGGCGCAGCGCACCCGGCAGGCTCAGCCCGTGGCGGCGCTCAGGCAACGGCTCAGGCAGCGGCTCAGGCTGCGGCTCAGCCGGCTCCTCCGGCCGGGGTTCCATCTCCGCCTTCGGCTCCCGCGCAGGCCGGGACCGCTGTCGGGCGTCGAGGCGCCACAACAGTGCGGCCGCACCAGCGGCGAACGCAGCGAGAGCAAAGGCAATGATGGACATCACCATCGACAATAGTGCGCCGTTGCGCACTCGCGGGACTGCCGCACCTGCTTTTTCCCCGGCGGGATGTTCTAGACCCCGCGCTCGACCGGGTTCTCCGGATCCGCCGACCACTGGGACCAACCACAGACATAGTGGCTGGCGACGCCAAGGCCGGCACGCTCCATCGCGGCGAGCAGCATGGCCGAATGATTGCCGGACCCGGAGTAGACGATGATCCCCTCGCCCGACGTGATTGATTCCCGGGCGAAACGGGCGCGGATCTCCTCAGGGCTGCAGACCACCCGGTTCTCGTCGTACAGATCGGCAGCGGGGATGTTGACGGCGCCGGGAATGTGACCGGCCTTGAGGTCCAGGATCTCGCGGCGGCCGGCGAAGCGGCGGGAGTCG
This sequence is a window from Corynebacterium comes. Protein-coding genes within it:
- the pyrE gene encoding orotate phosphoribosyltransferase, translated to MTKPTVNQEKLAELAELVKELAVVHGKVTLSSGREADYYVDLRRATLHNQASKLIGQLLRELTADWDFVSVGGLTLGADPVATAVMHAEGRPINAFVVRKEAKKHGMQRRVEGPDVVGRKVLVVEDTTTTGNSPLTAVAALRELGAEVVGVATVVDRATGADEVIRAEGLEYRFLLGLGDLGLA
- a CDS encoding type III secretion system chaperone family protein, encoding MSIIAFALAAFAAGAAALLWRLDARQRSRPAREPKAEMEPRPEEPAEPQPEPLPEPLPERRHGLSLPGALRRERRAWAEEKGFEFSRSDDWLNDEWSRGAAASGAAAKDIVSGQAYGHEMVLMDLGGVNVMAVRRGAASDVVIDARRVSAPEQESSSDLIEAFTLGEFRVLATDTGVAQRLVDDRVTIAFQVLPEIVTAVWMESDWVLAQTARGSHAGDWEEMLAPLAMLADAARALPPRATAAQVLQLEDLDPTRQMPEPPKPGFGVVELVREGVEPGERPLVQRPEEPLDMPSRRQSVARGVVEPRGVGADEVLPIADGSRDDHPRGVQMPRDLRRGPSIFGDEPEA
- a CDS encoding TrmH family RNA methyltransferase, with the protein product MRSSVRRGWSTASCWAWATLDSLKGPTEWGEGTHGVGPWEGTWPTEERYDPELLENGDRRNVVDAYRYWTREAIVADIDKRRHPLHVAIENFENDANIGTVVRTANAFAVDTVHIVGRRRWNRRGAMVTDRYQHLMHHPDVHSLLVWAIRNDLTVVAIDNTPGSIPLETARLPRECLLLFGQEGPGITPEAAEGALMTCSIAQFGSTRSINAGVAAGIAMHTWIRQHGDLSHAW